Sequence from the Fibrobacter sp. genome:
ACAAGTATATCGGTACCGAGCATCTGCTGCTTGCGCTGATGAAAGACACAGAGTCTGCTGCCGCAAATGCCCTTGCTGCATCAGGGCTGGAATACGAACGGGTCAAAGAGGAGATAAACAGAGTCCTGAGGGGCGGAGAAACAGTCGGGGCCTCAAAGGAGAAAAGCAAGACTCCTTTCCTTGACCATTTCGGAAGAGATCTTATAGCTCTTGCCCGTGAGGGCAAACTTGACCCTGTGATCGGAAGGGAAAAGGAGATTGAGAGGGTCGTTCAGATCCTCAGCCGGCGCAAAAAGAACAATCCGGTGCTGATTGGTGAGCCTGGTATTGGTAAAACCGCCATAGTTGAGGGACTCGCACAGAAAATTGTGGAGAAGAACATTCCACAGGTTCTGGAAAACAAACGGGTGATTAATCTCGATATGGCATCAATGGTTGCCGGAACAAAGTACAGAGGCCAGTTTGAGGAACGTCTGAAAGCTCTGATGGTTGAACTCCAGAAAAACGAAAACATTATAATTTTTATCGATGAGCTTCATACGATTGTGGGAGCAGGGGGATCAGAGGGAAGTCTGGATGCTTCGAATATTTTCAAACCGGCTCTTTCCAGAGGAGAGATTCAGTGCGTTGGTGCTACCACTCTTGACGAGTATCGCAAATACATAGAGAAAGACGGTGCTCTTGCACGTCGTTTCCAGACTATAATGGTCGATCCGCCCAATGTTGCTGAAACAATCCAGATTCTCTCCGGACTGCGTCACCGCTATGAGGATCATCACAAGGTCACATATACCGAAAAAGCCATAGAATCCGCAGTAAAGCTTTCCGAGCGCTATATCTCCGACAGGTTCCTTCCGGACAAGGCTATCGATGTTATCGATGAGGCCGGAGCGCGTAAAAGGCTCTCCAGCATGGAGATCCCCAGTGAAATCCGTGATATGGAAAAAGAGATAGGGGATGTAGTGAAAGAGAAGGAGAGGGCTGTGGAGCAGCAGGAGTTTGAGCGTGCAGCCAAGCTTCGTGACAAACAGGAAAAGCTCAAGGGAACTCTTCTGGAAAAGAAAGCACTGTGGCGTAAATCCAAAGCCGAGGAGCGGCTTCTGGTTGACGAATCCACTATTGCTGAGGTGGTTTCCACAATGACCGGAATTCCTCTTTCCAGACTTGCTGAGGAGGAATCGAAGAAGATACTTCATCTGGAGGATGAGCTTCGCAAGCGGGTTATCGGTCAGGACCCTGCTCTTGAGGCTATCGCCCGCAGTATCCGCAGATCACGTGCCGGTCTGCACAATGTAAAGCGTCCGATCGCATCCTTCATTTTCCTTGGACCTACCGGGGTGGGGAAGACCGAACTGGCCAAGACTCTTGCCCAGTCTCTGTTTGACACAGAAGATGCCCTGGTCAGAATTGACATGTCTGAATATATGGAAAAATTCGCCGTTTCCCGTCTTGTGGGAGCTCCTCCGGGATACGTGGGGTATGAAGAGGGCGGACAGCTTACCGAGAAGATCCGTAAGAAACCATACTCCGTGATCCTCCTTGACGAAATCGAAAAGGCTCATCCGGATGTGTTCAATATTCTTCTCCAGATTCTCGATGATGGTATTCTGACCGATTCTTACGGCAGGCATGTAAACTTCAGAAATACAATCATAATCATGACATCCAATGCTGGTACCCGTGATGTCAAGAAGACTGGAACTGTTGGTTTCGGGAAAACCAGTGTTGAATCAGATTATGATGCCATAAAGACCAAGGTCATGGATGAACTCAAGAGGATCTTCAATCCGGAATTCCTTAACAGGGTTGATGAAACGATTGTTTTCTATCCGCTTACCAAAAAAGAGATCTCTCAGATTGTTGAAATACAACTGAAAGATGTTGAAAACCGGCTTGTCGACAGAAACATAAAACTGTTTGTTTCTCCAGAGGTCAAAGCTTACGTAGTAGACCAGGGCTTCGATCCGATTCTGGGTGCCAGACCGTTGCGCAGGGCAATTCAGAGGCTGATCGAAGACAGACTGGCGGAGGAATTTCTCAATGACAAGTTTCGCGATGGTGATTCGATCCGTCTGGACCTGGAGAACGGAACCATAGCTTTCTCGAAAGTTGATTCAGAGAATGCGGCCCCGTAAGTGGGTAATAGTACTTGGACTTTGTGTTCTTGCATTTTTCTCTGCCCTGTATCAGATTTCAAAGTATCTGGAAAAAAACAGAAATCTGGAAAATCTTCTGATACAGGGCATCTCTCCTTATATTAAGGGTACCTTTGATGTAAGACGGGTTCGCTTCGGTTTTTTTTCCGCTCACCTTAAAGACATCATTTTGATTTTACCGGGGCAGTCGGTCTCAATCAGAATCCGTGATATCAAAGTCGGCTTCTCCTTTTCCAGACTTCTGAAATTCCGTGGCGATATCAGTCGCTCGATGAACAAAATCATTTTAAACAGTCCCACTATCGATTTTTTCCTCGATTCTCAGGCCATGCAGCAGGAGAAGGTTGTTTTTCCGGCGGCTCTTAACTCTCCTCAGGCTGCTGTTGTTGTTCCCGATGAGCTTCCGATAAAAAACCTGATAGTGAAAAGGGGATTGTTGAGGCTCTGCCAGGATGATGGTGACACTGTGGTAATAGGTGAGCAGTTGCGTGGAAAACTGACAGACCTGGGGAATGAAACGTCTGTAAATTTAAGCGGTAAACTAGGCTCAGTAAAGGATAACCTTTTCATTCAGGGGAGCATTTCCTGGACAGGAGAGAAGAACCGTCTTTCTTTGCGGCTCAATGGTGCCGGGATTAAAAAGCCTGTCTCCTTTGGAAACCTCAAAATAATCAGCGGTGCTCTGAGTGGAACTGTGGAATTTGAATTTCCTGAAAAGATCTCTCTGGCTTCTCTTGAAAGTGATGGTTGGGCCAGGATCGAAGATGGTACATGCAGGCTGGGGGATAAAGAGCAGCTTCTGCACTCGGTTCAGATGCGTATGACAATGGATGGTTCGAAGTGGAGGGTTGACACACTCAGTTGCAGCTATCTGGGAATGAGGGTGGAAATGAGGGGGCACTGGGATATCTCCCGC
This genomic interval carries:
- a CDS encoding ATP-dependent Clp protease ATP-binding subunit; this encodes MNGMFTDRVKKVMQIAREESVRLGNDYVGTEHLLLGLVKEGDGVAVAVMRSMGVDLDELTSSIEKTITSTGGMMTIGQMLPFTPRAKKVLEIAANEARSMSHKYIGTEHLLLALMKDTESAAANALAASGLEYERVKEEINRVLRGGETVGASKEKSKTPFLDHFGRDLIALAREGKLDPVIGREKEIERVVQILSRRKKNNPVLIGEPGIGKTAIVEGLAQKIVEKNIPQVLENKRVINLDMASMVAGTKYRGQFEERLKALMVELQKNENIIIFIDELHTIVGAGGSEGSLDASNIFKPALSRGEIQCVGATTLDEYRKYIEKDGALARRFQTIMVDPPNVAETIQILSGLRHRYEDHHKVTYTEKAIESAVKLSERYISDRFLPDKAIDVIDEAGARKRLSSMEIPSEIRDMEKEIGDVVKEKERAVEQQEFERAAKLRDKQEKLKGTLLEKKALWRKSKAEERLLVDESTIAEVVSTMTGIPLSRLAEEESKKILHLEDELRKRVIGQDPALEAIARSIRRSRAGLHNVKRPIASFIFLGPTGVGKTELAKTLAQSLFDTEDALVRIDMSEYMEKFAVSRLVGAPPGYVGYEEGGQLTEKIRKKPYSVILLDEIEKAHPDVFNILLQILDDGILTDSYGRHVNFRNTIIIMTSNAGTRDVKKTGTVGFGKTSVESDYDAIKTKVMDELKRIFNPEFLNRVDETIVFYPLTKKEISQIVEIQLKDVENRLVDRNIKLFVSPEVKAYVVDQGFDPILGARPLRRAIQRLIEDRLAEEFLNDKFRDGDSIRLDLENGTIAFSKVDSENAAP